In Camelus dromedarius isolate mCamDro1 chromosome 4, mCamDro1.pat, whole genome shotgun sequence, the DNA window AGGAAATGGTTTTTGACTTCCTGTTGCTTTTGGTTAGGAGCAGAAACTCAGGGGCCACCAGGGGCCGGGCAGGAGGTATGCACGAGGGGGTGGGTCAGCCCGGGGAGGGCTGCCAGGGGCTCCAGTGAGGGGGTGGGTCAGGGCTCCTGCTGGGGCGCCTGCAGATGTGGGCTTGGAAAGGTCTTGTATTCTGttttgggagaaaaataaaaggaaaaatcagatttTAGTGTGAAAAATCTCCTGAATTTTAGAAGTTgacaatcaattaaaaaaacaaaacaaaacaaaacaacggTCTGTGGTGCACAAAAGCTGTCTGCCGGTGGACTGGACGTCAGGTCTGTCGGCGTTTCCTGCATAGACTGCACCACCTCTGAGGGTTCATCCTTGTGGTTGGgaggggtgtgtgagtgtgtgtgtgtgaaagagagagagagggagggagatagTTTGCTCACACCCAGAAGAATACAGGGAAGTAGAGGGTATGTCACAAGCTtcagtgggcagggctggaggtcCACCCTGGCCCCTCCTACCAGAGTCCCCAGTGTGCATCTTGGATTGGGGCAGCAGACTGCTGGCGGTGGGAATGGGGCTCTGTGGATGGGGTAGCAGGTCCTTAAGCATGGGTAAATGATTGATGATTTGCATTGTAAAAAGAAGCTGGGGACTGTACCCAGGAAGAGACCCCAGGGAAGGGCCTACCCTTTGGGGACCGGTTCCCTTAGACTATGAGGGACAGTTGTTGGTGAGAACTGCTCTCCCCACCAATCAGCTTCCACAAGGGAGGTGATCCATAAAGGAACAGAAAGGTCGCTGTGAGGAGTACGGGAGATGAGGTGGGGAGAATGGCCCCCATCCCTCTGCTGGGTGGGGCGCCCAGCTCTGGGCGGGGCTCAGCCCGGAGAGGGCCGTCTTCTGCTCCACGCTCACCTTGGGATTGGAGTAAGGCCAAAGCCGCCCCGCTGTCCAAGAGCGGTGGCCTCTCCGTGATATCTGGTCTTTAGTTAGTAAGACATCCAGTgccactgtgtccccagcagcAGGAAACGGGCGGCCTGGGGGGAGAATGCATGGATGGCCACAGTCCCAGCTCTGGAAGCTCAGTGCAAGGTTCGTCCTCCTCAGCTTGTTCTCAGGGCCAGAGGATTCCGAACGTGTTTCTTTCCTTTGACTTCTACAGTCACTCGCTGTGCGGCCAGACAGCCTCAGTCTGCAGTCCACTGCCCATCTGCCAGGACCCAGGTACACCAGGACATCGGCTCAGCACGAGTTCTACCCCCCCCAAGCCAGGGACACCACATCTTAGGAGCACGGTGGGGGCTGAGAGTGTGGgttccagagtcacacagccctGGCTCCTGTCCTGACTAGTTGTGCGACCTTAGGCAAGGTCCCAgatctctctgggtctcagcttcctcatctactGAAAGGGAACAGTGACTTCAGCCTCCCAGCATGGCGGGGGTGGGCTGAGATGGTGCAGGTAAAGGGCGTGCTCAGGGGAAGTGTTGTCATCACCAGCTTCACTGTTGTGCTGGTGGTGGTGCCCTCCTGCGCATCTGCACTGGGCAGCACACTGCCTCCGGGGTCAGCCCTCTCCCCCTCGCATGCAGTTGTCCAGGAGGCCATGCACAGGGACAGCTGGGGAACCAGCCCAAGTATGTTGTCAGGGCAGAACACCCTTCAGACCACAGGAGGTGAGTGTGGCAGAGGTCCGGGGAGGGGGGTcttggaggagggaagagatgtTTTAGTTGGTCAAGCTCCAGtgccctgggtgtgtgtgtgggggccCTCAGCCCTGGTAACCCCAGGCTGCGCTGTGCTCTCTGCGTCTGCAGGGCCCTGGGTCCCTGCTGGGTTAGAGCAGGGAAGCTGTGAGCAGTCTCCCGCAGCATCTGCCAACAGCAGGAGGTGACTGGGTGCAGGCGGAAGGGCTGCTGGGATTCTGTCTGGCGATCACATGGGACTGTTCGAACAGATGTTTCTCAAcagctgggccctggctgggaggggcttACTTTCCTTTTTAGAGTTTCAGCTACAAAGTTCCTGACCAGAGAGTGTTTCTTGCTTAACTTTATCCTAaacatttacattcatttttagaaatagGGAGACCAAAGGGGTCCTTGGGTTTCCCccaccaccccctggggcaggGGTCTAATAAGGCatgatgctcctggagaatgtcattctaagtgaagtaagccagaaagagaaagaaaaataccatatgagattgctcatatgtggaatctaaaaaaacaaaaccaaaccaaacaaacaaacaaaaacaaagcgtaaataaaggacagaaatagactcacagacagagaatacagacttgtggttaccaggggggtggagggtgggaagggatagactgggatttcaaaattgtagaatagactacactgtatagcacagggaaatatacacaaaatgttatgataactcacagagaaaaaaatgtgacaatgaatgtgtatatgtccatgaataactgaaaaattgtgctgaacactggaatttgacacaacattgtaaaatgattataaatcaataaaaaatgttaaaaaaaaaaaaaggcatgaagtTGCAGCTTTGCAGAAGGTGCAGGGCGGTTGCCACGTGTGCAGGAGCACCTTGTTGATTTCAGGGGAGGCAGGCCTGGTGTGAGAGTCGCTGGTCCCCAAATGAGGCCACTACCTGCCCAAGAAGTAGACAGCACTGGCTGCCCAGTGTGTGATGAAGGGGCTCCCCACCCATCCGCCCCCTCTGCCGTTGCTACCCCTCTGCTGCACGGTAACCAGGCATGCCAGGGACAGTGCCACTTGCCTGTGAGGCCCGAACCAGAGGTCTGTCACTAATAAGACGAATTTCAGGCAAAAGGGGTAGCTGTGATAAGTCAGTGGACAATGTATTTTTGGTTATGTGAGATCTTACAgtggttacaatgttgtgttagtttctggtgtacagcaaactgaATCGGTTgcacaaatatatatttacattttttcatattcttttccattatagtttattacaaagtattgcatatagttccctgtgctgtacagtaggaccttgttgtttatctattttatatacagtggtgtgTATCTGCCAATTCGGAACTCCGAATTtattctccccacccctttccctcccgataatcataagtttgttttctatgtctgtgagtctgtttctattttgtaaataagttcatttgtatcatttaaaaaaattggtttggccttttttgggggtaattaggtttatttccttatttgatggaggtcctggggattgaacccaggaccttgtgcatgctcagcatgcactctaccactgggctatacctcccccctcatttttttttagattccacaaataagtgatatcatatggtatttgtttttctctttctgacttacttcatttgcagactttctgttttgttctgctctttttggtgtattttatttttagttgcccTTGGTAGGAATGTTGGCCTGCTCCAAGCCATTCTGTCATATCTGGAAACAGGGGCCCTTCAGAGCCTATATCGTGATCAAAGTTTGCCTGACTCAAAAATCCTTACTCTTTCTACTCTAGCAGAAGTCAGGATTTAGTTTTCATGCCAATATGGccatgaataataataaaaaaatctgttgatAAGAGATACATGCATACAGACAAACAGACAAACTCCTGCTTCATATAAATTACACCCAGGGTTTCCGATTTTCACTGCAAGCGTCAAGAAACAGTTGCTCTGGATACTTCCGAGGTAGTGGTCTAAGTCTCAATTTAAATACAAATGGGAAAATCTTATCACCGCCAGGGAACTTGGCTTTTCCCACGTCCTGGATGGCAACCGGATTTCACAGACGTGCAGAGAACCATGGTCTCCCAGAGGTTCCTGAGCGCTGTGCAGGGGCTCCGGCCGGCCATTCAGAATGGTTATGAGTCTGTCTCCAGCATCCCCTCTTCCCAAACTCCTTACATCTCTGGACCCCTCCCCTCTCTGTAAGCAGAGAAGATTTGTGGAGAGGGTGGAAGGGGTACCGTCTGTCCAGGCACAACCACCCTCCCTGGCTCCATCCAGGCCTCTGGCATTGCCCTGCGGCTTGGGACTGCCTCTGGCAAAACCCTCCCCTGCGTCTCTGCTGGCCCGCTCTGCCCACCTGCTGTCCTGGAGTCTCTCGTTGGGTTCTTTTCTCAGGTTTGCTTTGGACCCACACGCACTTGGGAGCCTCCATGCGCCTCCCTCTTACCTGTCTCTCATCTGGGCCCCTCCTTCCAGCCATATCACTTTCTTGGAGTTTCCCATCGAGGTCTCTCATacctccctcctctgctgtgCTGAACCCTCAGTGAAAACACTCCTCACTCCCTTCTGCCTTCCCCGGCCCCTCACTGTTGAAGATGCCatctcagggaggccttcctggcTTCCGGGAGGGGTGATCTGGAGATGCCTGCAGCTGGGTTCCCACAGCTGCCCTTGGCCGTGGTGCTCCCCATCCTGGCTGCCGTTTATGTCCTGTTTCTGTCTCGCCTTGATCTCTTGCAGTACCCCCACTCCCGCCCTTACTGCCAGATGGCGCTGCTGAAGTCAGCCAACTTGCAGCCGGGCCGCCAGCTCGGAGGAGGAGGACCAGCGGGGCAAGAGGAGACTGGAAGCCTGTTCTGGGAGCTGAGCGATGGGCCCCAGCAGGCAATGTGAGGCTGGTGTGAGCCTCAGGGGGGATCAGGAGGAAGATAGCTTTGGCAGGAGGCAGGTGGAGCGATGGGACAGTCCCCACCAGCCCACGGCGGGGAGGACTGCAGAGCTGCTGCAGTGCCCAGGACCCCGCAGGAAGCGGATGGCTCGGACCATCAGAACACTAAGACAGGGTTTTAATGAAGGATATTTACAAGGCATGGGCATAGGGAAACCCCAAGGCAGAGTGCGGTCTCCTAGGTCTCGGAACTTCAGACCTGTTACCACCCCGGGTTggaggggtcaggggagggaaaGTTACCAGAACCCAGAGGTAAGAGAGCTTCCTGACGGCAACTGGGACCTTTGTTCAGTTGAAGGTGACCCGCGGCTTGCTGGGTCCCTGCCGAGAGAGGAGAAGCAGGCCTGCTTCTGCCTCTGAACTGCTGCTGGCCAGACCCGACCAGGGGCAGAGGGCAAGGAGGCTTGTGGTGGTTGCTGCAGTCAGGGAGCAGGgtggcaggggggaggggggctctgcGGAGGGACAACGACAGCTGTGGGTGGAGGGCACTTGGCGGGTCAGGTGGGGACCGGGGGCTTGGCGGCCACCGTGTCCTGGGTGCCTGGCCCCGGGTGTGTCTGCTCACACTGGGGGCTGTCAGCAGCCCTTTGGAGGCCCTCAATCCAAATGGGCCCTGAAAGCAGGACCCCGGGAGCCGGACTTGGGGACTCCAGCCTCTCTACCCCTGGGCAGACCCTGCTTTCCCTCCTTGGGGGTCCTGGATGCCCCAGGACCTTTTCTGCCTTCTGCTGCtgttgcttcttcttcttcttgagCCAGAAAAGGTAACATCTGGACCAGGAAACAGGGTGGAGATGGGTCAGTCAAGAAGCAGGTGTGTCTTTCTGGGGGACGCAGGGGCTTGGAGAAATCACTCACCCACCTCCAGCCAAGAGGGCCAGGGGCAGAGCGATGCCGAGGCCTAGGGCCCACGTGAAGGTCCTCCGGGTCCCTGCTGGGGGTAGGAAGGGGGGTCAGTGcttgggggcaggcagggccatCTCAGTTCCAAGAGGAGCCcacaatctttctttcttttctccccccagCTCAGTCACGCGTTCGCatgggcacctactgtgtgcccgcACACATCCAGAGATGCAGGagacagggtccctgccctcaaggagggaGACAAGTGAACGGTTATGCTGTGATCCCCCCAGGGAAGCAGGGTGGGCCAGGTGGAGGAGGAGTGAAGGGGGGCGGGAGCTGGTCAGAGAAAGCCTGGGAGACGGGACTTCTGAGCTGGACTTGGAAAAACAAGTAGGAGTTCAGTTCAGATGGTCAAGGGGCCAGACTGTTACAGGCAGAAGACACGGGATGGTCAAGGACAGAAGGACGGAGTCGAGTGTCAGTGTGTCAGCCGCTCAGTGTGGCTGGGGaggccagggttgggggtggtgagCAGGGCCTCTCGAGGTGGGAGGACTTTATCCGAGGGCAACTGGGAGCCACTGAAAGTTATAACAGGGCAGGTTGTAGGTAGATAGGCTACTTGAGAAGCAGTTCTTTGATTGCTAAGTAAGAGGTGGCcgggagggccagggaggccaggTAGGAGATGTTGCTGTAATCCAGGCGAGCAATGAGGCTACCCGAGGAGTGTGGACGTCAGAATGAATGTATGGCAACACACTGAAGAGTTCTTTAGCAAGACCAGGTGATTACCTGtactgatgggggagggggacccCTGGTTCAGGAGGTCAAGGGCCTGGGTTGGGCATTTGCTGAGAGGGGCCCTGAGGGAAGAGCAGATTTGTGGGCTGGGGATGGTTGTGGATACTGCCCCAGGCAAGCCGGCCTTGAGGACCCGACGGACCTCTAGGGGAGACGTCTTAGAGGCAGCCAGCTCCACGTCGCTGAAGCTGGATGTGTGGAATCCAGAAACCCGACAGGATGGAGGATAGAAGGGCTCAGGGTGGGACAGAGTAGGAGGACAGTCCAGACAGAGACAATAGTGGGCCTCGAGGTGGGCAATGGGGTGGGGGAGTCTGGAGCCAGACGATCGTTGGCCACTTACCTGGGCAGAGGATGGGGTCTTGGCAAGTGAGGAAGTGCGTCCTGCAGTTGTCACAGTTGATGATCTCCAGTGTGGAGCGGATGTCTGGGAGCGAGGATGGCGGGAGCCTTAATGAGGGCTGggggccccctcccctgccccccacccaggcCTCATCCCCAGAGACACTCACCACAGGACTCGTTGCAGGCTGCCCAGGGAGTGACATGGCAGAGAGACTGAGGTGCTGGGGAGGCAGACAGAGCCGGGAGGGGTCGGGGTGTGAGCAGGACATGAAGCCGGGAGGTATAGTTGAGGGCCCCGCGAGAAGGCGGGGATGGGGGCTTCCCGGCAGGGACCTGGGGGTTGCAGATTGGACTCTGTCTCCTGGGATCTCTGCGAGGGAAGGGCTGGAGGATGGGCAGGAGCCAGCCCCACCTCTCACCCTTCTCCTTCAgctccatgcctctctccttcaGCCGCTCAGAAAACAGCTGCTTCTGGACCCGAACCTCTTCCAGGAGTGACGGTTTATCTGGGTAGATTTAAGAATCAATAATGTAACTCTTTCAAGGTGGGGAATTCAAACCAGTTTTTTCAAAGAGGAACTCTACAGAGCACATGGATGGAGCCGGGTCCGATCTCACCCTTCACCTCCCAGCCCAGGCCGGTGGTCCTCTGGGAATGCCTTGGAGGGCCAGGCTCTGTCCACTCGAGCCCTGGGGCCCTAAGACTCTAAGCTTCCTCACCATCTCGATACTTCTTAATGGCTTGATCTATGTGAGTGAACAATTTGCCCGTTTCTTCCTCCAAGTGGTCCTGACCTGAGCATGGGATGCAGGACAAAGGGAAGTCAGGGGACTATGGCCCCAGGCTGGGTGAGGGGTCAGCCGTGATCCCTGGTCTCCTGGCCATGCCTCACCGAGATAGGAGGCTTCAGCGAAGGCACGGGTGTCCAGAAACAGGGAGTGGAGGCTTTGGGAGAGCTCTGTGGGTGGCCCCGGGCTGCCCCAGAGAACCTGCAGGTCGTAGTCGATCAGCGCAGGCAGCTCTGGCCAGCAGTGGAGGCAGCTCTCTCCGCTGGCGGCGGGCAGGACACAGCCGAGCAGGAGAAGCAGCATCTTTTTGGGGTCCTCCCTCCAGGCCTTACCACCCTGCCTGGCAGGTCCACACTGAATGCTGGTGCCCGGTCTCCGTGGTAACCACATTCTCTTTGCGGAACAAAAGTAAATTCCGCTGGGTGGGGTGAGGGCCAGCCATGGCGCAAGACTTCCAATGGGGACCTGGACATCCTCCTCCGCAGATGGGCTCCCTGATGCTCACTGGGGACGGGTCTCGTGAGGATTCAAGAGGTGGccgtgcttaaaaaaaaaaaaaaaaaaaaaaaaaaaaaagaggcggCCGTGCTGCCTTGTGGCCTGATGCCGGCTCTCCTGAGAGCATTTACCGAGTGTGGAATAGCTCAATAAGCTGAAGTTTGGAAGGCCAGGAGAGAGCACCACAGAGAGAGGGCGAGCCACGTAAAGCTCCTGAGTCACCTTTCTGCACGGAGGCGTCAGCCCTGGGAAGCGGGTGGAACATAGGTCTTTTTCGT includes these proteins:
- the TEX51 gene encoding testis-expressed protein 51, producing the protein MLLLLLGCVLPAASGESCLHCWPELPALIDYDLQVLWGSPGPPTELSQSLHSLFLDTRAFAEASYLGQDHLEEETGKLFTHIDQAIKKYRDDKPSLLEEVRVQKQLFSERLKERGMELKEKACNESCDIRSTLEIINCDNCRTHFLTCQDPILCPGKWPTIVWLQTPPPHCPPRGPLLSLSGLSSYSVPP